A genomic region of Eucalyptus grandis isolate ANBG69807.140 chromosome 5, ASM1654582v1, whole genome shotgun sequence contains the following coding sequences:
- the LOC120293791 gene encoding UDP-rhamnose/UDP-galactose transporter 6-like, which produces MTSKRVDAYDYTPDSVMFVILSCTIAVGTNLSQFICIGRFTAVSFQVIGHMKTILVLIMGFLFFGKEGLNLQVVIVMIIAVVGMIWYGNASSKPGGKERRSHSLPTSRQHKHGSLSESTEIDGKV; this is translated from the exons ATGACAAGCAAGAGAGTTGACGCTTATGACTACACCCCAGATTCTGTG ATGTTTGTTATTCTATCTTGCACCATTGCTGTGGGGACTAATCTCAGCCAGTTCATCTGCATCGGTAGATTTACTGCTGTTTCTTTCCAAGTAATTGGCCATATGAAGACTATCCTTGTCTTGATCATGGGCTTCCTCTTCTTTGGGAAGGAGGGTCTCAATCTCCAAGTAGTCATCGTCATGATCATAGCTGTAGTTGGAATGATCTGGTATGGCAATGCGTCATCTAAGCCTGGGGGGAAGGAGCGCCGAAGCCATTCACTTCCTACCAGCAGACAACATAAACACGGTAGTTTGTCGGAGTCCACCGAAATAGATGGGAAAGTTTGA
- the LOC120293792 gene encoding uncharacterized protein LOC120293792, producing the protein MRKEFREAIIEEVDDSRDLPEGSIDIRMEEEVGDVPHDRGDDDEDAILDDELLSGPDIDDFEETNSTIGQMVNRYDPMCDHNENMFSLGMRFESHEQFKNAVRKYAVINGFNIFWPRSQKKRMEAKCASGCGWRLYGSWVQAEKTFVIKRVGSLHSCNRSLTNRQATSTWLAREYMPKIRARLTYSATEMQTDARERFALILNKKKCYRAIWTALSHIRGPIGKQYDMLRSYLEELKRVSKNGTFMMEVNPATKVFERFYVGFDELKNGFLAGCRRVIGLDGCFLKTGLRGMLLCAIGRDGNNQMFPIAWAIVEVESEASWTWFLTRD; encoded by the exons ATGAGGAAAGAATTTAGGGAAGCAATAATAGAGGAGGTGGATGATAGTAGAGACTTACCTGAAGGTTCCATCGATATAAGAATGGAGGAGGAGGTTGGTGATGTTCCACACGATAGGggggatgatgatgaagatgcaaTATTGGATGATGAACTTCTAAGTGGTCCCgatattgatgattttgaagaaactaatAGCACAATTGGACAAATGGTTAATAGGTATGATCCTATGTGTGACCATAATGAGAATATGTTTAGTCTAGGCATGAGATTTGAATCTCATGAACAGTTCAAGAATGCTGTGCGAAAATATGCTGTGATTAATGGATTTAACATTTTTTGGCCAaggagtcaaaagaaaagaatggaagCAAAGTGTGCAAGTGGCTGTGGTTGGAGGTTGTATGGTAGTTGGGTTCAAGCTGAGAAAACTTTTGTAATAAAGAGAGTTGGAAGTCTGCATAGCTGCAATAGAAGCCTCACAAACAGGCAAGCCACTTCTACATGGCTTGCTCGAGAGTACATGCCTAAGATTAGAGCCAGACTCACTTATTCAGCTACTGAAATGCAAACAGATGCAAGAGAAAGGTTTGCCCTGatccttaacaaaaaaaaatgctatagaGCCATATGGACAGCCCTTAGTCATATAAGAGGGCCTATAGGAAAGCAATATGATATGCTAAGATCTTATTTGGAGGAGCTCAAGAGAGTTAGCAAAAATGGAACATTCATGATGGAGGTCAACCCAGCAACCAAAGTATTTGAGAGGTTTTATGTAGGCTTTGATGAGTTGAAAAATGGGTTTTTAGCAGGATGTAGGCGCGTCATAGGCTTGGATGGGTGCTTCCTTAAGACCGGATTGAGAGGTATGTTATTATGTGCTATTGGACGAGATGGAAACAATCAAATGTTTCCAATAGCTTGGGCAATTGTGGAAGTTGAGTCCGAGGCATCATGGACTTGGTTTCTCACTCG GGATTAA